From one Takifugu rubripes chromosome 14, fTakRub1.2, whole genome shotgun sequence genomic stretch:
- the pcdh11 gene encoding protocadherin-11 X-linked isoform X4 — protein MDIASRATVLVALLACLVLPCLSQERDYTVKEEQPENVRIGNLRRDLDLNLDPNIRLSSPLQFKPVYKTGDVPLVRVEANTGEIFTTNHRIDREKLCSGVFAEKRCYYEIEVAVLPDEIFRLVKIRFLIEDVNDNAPLFQSTVINISIPENTAINTRYPVPSAFDPDVGINGIQHYELVKSVSEFGLDIIETPEGDKWPQLIVQQNLDREQKDTYVMKIKVEDGGNPPKSSTAILQVTISDVNDNRPIFKDSELEVAVPENAPMGTSVAQLHATDADLGSNAQIHFTFSNQISASTKRHFSIDGATGLITVKQPLDRELTPVHKLIVLASDGSSTPSRATVIVNVTDVNDNVPTIDTRYIINLVNGTVLLSENAPLNTKIALITVTDKDADLYGKVACYTDHDVPFRLKPVFNDQFLLETAAPLDYETTREYAIKIVASDRGTPPLNTSAMVLIKIKDENDNVPIFPQPEIQFSIPENNDPSTELIKLSATDADSGRNAEIIYTLGPDAPDGFNVDRRSGILSVGKRLDREKQERYVFTVIAKDNGSTSLQSNVTIRLIVQDLNDNSPAFTHPEYNFYVPENLPLFGTVGLITVTDADSGDNAIVTLSILNGKDNFIIDPQTGVIKPNITFDREQQSSYTFMVKAVDGGQPPSSSYAKVTINVVDVNDNRPVFVIPSSNYSYDLVRTTTTPGAVVTRVYAIDNDTGMNAELQYSIISSIIITSRVSPRGLFAIDKSTGNITLQEKIVAADQGLHRLVVKVRDLGQPESLHAITLVHLFVNDTVSNATFIQEQLRKSMETPLDRNIGDSEVTAQANGYVIVVIAIIAGTMTVILVIFVTALVRCRQTPRHKVVQKGKQSGEWVSPNQENRQIKKKKKKRKKRSPKSLLLNFVTIDESKPDDPTHEHVNGTLDLPVELEEQTMGKYNWATTPTTFKPDSPDLAKHYKSASPQPTFQIKPETPVAPKKHHVIQELPLDNTFVVGCDSLSKCSSTSSDPYSVSECGCQGGFKTAGQITTRQETALKPPHYGTLCGTGTARSHRIKINL, from the exons ATGGACATAGCAAGTCGGGCCACCGTGCTGGTGGCCTTGCTGGCCTGCCTGGTCTTGCCGTGCTTGTCCCAGGAGAGGGACTACACGGTCAAGGAGGAGCAGCCCGAAAACGTACGCATTGGCAATCTGCGCAGGGACCTGGACCTCAACCTGGACCCCAACATCAGGCTGTCCTCCCCGCTGCAGTTCAAACCCGTGTACAAGACGGGCGACGTGCCTTTGGTGAGGGTGGAGGCCAACACGGGGGAGATCTTCACCACTAACCACAGAATCGACCGGGAGAAGCTCTGCTCCGGGGTCTTCGCTGAGAAACGCTGCTACTATGAGATCGAAGTGGCCGTGCTGCCCGACGAGATCTTTCGATTGGTCAAGATCCGCTTCCTGATCGAGGATGTAAATGACAATGCGCCTCTTTTTCAGTCCACGGTAATAAAtatctccatcccagagaataCAGCGATCAACACTCGATACCCGGTGCCCTCGGCGTTTGACCCAGATGTAGGAATCAATGGAATTCAGCATTATGAACTTGTCAAG AGCGTCAGCGAGTTCGGCTTGGACATTATCGAGACCCCCGAAGGCGACAAGTGGCCACAGCTTATCGTGCAACAGAACCTGGATCGTGAGCAGAAAGACACCTACGTCATGAAGATCAAGGTGGAGGACGGCGGCAACCCTCCCAAGTCCAGCACCGCCATCCTCCAGGTCACCATCTCCGATGTCAACGACAACCGTCCCATCTTCAAGGACAGTGAGCTGGAGGTCGCTGTGCCTGAGAATGCCCCCATGGGGACGTCGGTTGCCCAGCTTCATGCCACAGATGCAGACCTGGGTTCCAATGCGCAGATCCACTTCACCTTCAGCAACCAGATCTCTGCCTCAACCAAGCGGCACTTTTCCATTGACGGCGCCACAGGACTGATTACCGTGAAGCAgcccctggacagggagctgacTCCTGTTCATAAGCTCATCGTCCTCGCCAGCGATGGCAGCTCCACCCCCTCCAGAGCCACTGTGATTGTCAACGTAACAGACGTCAACGACAACGTTCCCACCATCGACACCCGCTACATCATCAACCTGGTGAACGGGACCGTTCTGCTCTCTGAGAACGCGCCGCTCAACACAAAAATAGCTCTGATCACTGTTACCGACAAAGACGCAGATCTTTATGGAAAAGTGGCCTGCTACACTGACCACGATGTTCCTTTCCGGCTGAAGCCTGTCTTCAACGATCAGTTCTTACTGGAGACGGCTGCCCCCCTCGACTACGAGACGACTCGAGAATACGCAATTAAGATTGTGGCATCGGATAGAGGAACGCCTCCTTTGAACACTTCGGCTatggttttaattaaaatcaaagatGAAAACGACAATGTGCCCATCTTCCCTCAGCCAGAAATCCAGTTCTCCATCCCGGAGAACAATGACCCCTCCACAGAGCTAATAAAGCTCAGTGCCACTGATGCAGACAGCGGACGTAATGCAGAGATTATTTATACCCTCGGCCCTGACGCACCTGACGGGTTTAACGTAGACAGGCGATCAGGAATCCTTTCTGTTGGCAAACGCCTGGACAGGGAGAAGCAGGAGAGGTACGTTTTCACTGTCATAGCAAAGGACAACGGCTCTACATCCCTGCAGAGCAACGTTACCATCAGGCTAATTGTTCAGGACCTGAACGACAACAGTCCGGCTTTCACACACCCCGAGTACAACTTCTACGTCCCCGAAAACCTCCCTCTCTTTGGAACCGTGGGGTTGATAACGGTGACGGATGCAGATTCTGGAGACAATGCAATTGTGACCCTGTCCATATTGAATGGGAAAGATAATTTCATCATCGACCCCCAAACCGGGGTGATCAAACCCAACATCACCTTTGATCGGGAGCAGCAAAGCTCCTACACGTTCATGGTCAAGGCGGTGGACGGCGGGCAGCCGCCAAGCTCCTCCTACGCCAAGGTCACCATCAATGTTGTCGACGTGAATGACAATCGCCCTGTTTTTGTTATCCCGTCCTCCAATTACTCATACGACCTGGTGcggaccaccaccacccccggCGCCGTGGTCACAAGAGTTTACGCAATTGACAATGACACAGGTATGAATGCGGAGCTGCAGTACAGCATtatcagcagcatcatcatcacatctcGGGTCTCACCCCGAGGTCTTTTCGCCATCGACAAATCAACGGGTAACATAACACTGCAGGAAAAAATAGTCGCGGCTGATCAGGGGCTACACAGGCTGGTAGTCAAGGTCAGAGATCTAGGGCAGCCTGAATCATTGCACGCCATTACGCTCGTTCACTTGTTTGTTAACGACACCGTGTCAAACGCTACATTCATCCAAGAACAGCTGCGAAAAAGTATGGAGACGCCCTTGGACCGTAATATCGGAGACAGTGAGGTAACTGCTCAAGCCAATGGATATGTAATTGTTGTCATTGCTATAATAGCGGGGACCATGACTGTCATCTTAGTGATATTTGTGACTGCGCTGGTGCGCTGTCGGCAGACACCCAGACACAAAGTGGTGCAGAAGGGCAAACAAAGCGGCGAGTGGGTGTCGCCCAACCAAGAGAACAGGCAgatcaagaaaaagaagaagaaaaggaagaagagatCCCCAAAGAGCCTTCTCCTGAACTTTGTGACCATAGACGAATCCAAGCCTGACGACCCCACCCACGAGCACGTTAACGGAACCCTGGACCTCCCAGTGGAGCTAGAGGAGCAAACGATGGGGAAATACAATTGGGCCACCACACCCACCACCTTCAAACCCGACAGCCCCGATTTAGCCAAGCATTACAAGTCGGCGTCCCCTCAGCCCACATTTCAAATCAAACCCGAGACTCCGGTGGCCCCAAAGAAACACCACGTGATCCAGGAGCTCCCCTTGGACAACACTTTTGTCGTGGGCTGCGACTCGCTCTCCAAGTGCTCATCGACTAGCTCCGACCCGTACAGTGTCTCAGAGTGCGGCTGTCAAGGGGGATTCAAGACCGCAGGGCAAATCACTACTCGACAG GAGACGGCACTGAAACCACCACACTATGGCACACTCTGTGGCACAGGTACAGCTCGCTCCCACAGGATTAAAATCAATCTCTAG